A genomic window from Candidatus Fusobacterium pullicola includes:
- a CDS encoding ATP-binding protein, protein MKPNEVKITVPSSLENLSLIRAMVKTYLELHQVSQRDVFQLLSVVDELSTNVVEHGYEYKPGDIILEIQKSNDIIRLVVEDNGVGFDEEKLSKEEGGMGLFIARTIADDFKIEKKLNGTLFRVEKKVKEAE, encoded by the coding sequence ATGAAGCCAAATGAGGTCAAGATAACGGTACCTTCTTCTTTAGAAAATTTATCTTTAATAAGAGCCATGGTAAAAACTTATCTTGAGTTACATCAAGTAAGTCAAAGAGATGTATTTCAACTTTTATCAGTGGTAGATGAACTTTCAACAAATGTTGTTGAGCATGGGTATGAGTACAAGCCTGGAGATATCATTTTGGAAATTCAAAAATCTAATGATATTATACGTCTAGTAGTAGAGGATAATGGAGTTGGATTTGATGAAGAGAAATTGAGTAAAGAAGAGGGTGGAATGGGACTTTTTATAGCAAGAACCATTGCCGATGATTTTAAGATTGAAAAGAAGCTAAATGGAACATTGTTCAGGGTAGAAAAGAAAGTTAAGGAGGCAGAATAA